A genome region from Gossypium hirsutum isolate 1008001.06 chromosome A04, Gossypium_hirsutum_v2.1, whole genome shotgun sequence includes the following:
- the LOC107945171 gene encoding ATP-dependent Clp protease proteolytic subunit 6, chloroplastic isoform X1, which yields MVASAVSSSLSLSLYSRTRPTSISSPSSRSSTRLIISALPTPYGDSSTMGLSSKVSGLPLKIDKKGFGDSDLSYSAIEARKGNPPVMPAVMTPGGPLDLSTVLFRNRIIFIGQPVNSQVAQRVITQLVTLAAIDENADILVYLNCPGGSTYSVLAIYDCMSWIKPKVGTVCFGVAASQGALLLAGGEKGMRYAMPNARIMIHQPQSGCGGHVEDVRRQVNEAVQSRYVISSFLYFAIFRKIDKMYAAFTGQPLEKVQQYTERDRFLSVSEAMEFGLIDGVLETEY from the exons atggTAGCTTCAGCTGTTTCATCTTCTTTGAGTCTATCACTCTATTCTCGAACCAGACCCACTTCCATTTCGTCCCCTTCTTCGAG aAGCTCGACTAGGTTGATAATCTCCGCATTGCCAACCCCATATGGCGACTCCTCTACAATGG GGTTATCTAGTAAAGTTTCTGGGCTACCTTTGAAGATCGACAAGAAGGGTTTCGGTGACTCTGATTTAAG CTATAGTGCAATAGAAGCCAGAAAGGGTAACCCACCTGTAATGCCGGCAGTAATGACACCAGGAGGACCATTGGACCTTTCAACGGTGTTATTCAGGAATCGTATCATATTCATCGGGCAACCAGTCAATTCACAGGTTGCTCAAAGAGTTATAACACAGCTTGTGACCCTGGCAGCCATTGATGAGAATGCAGATATTCTG GTGTATTTGAACTGCCCCGGTGGAAGTACATATTCTGTCTTGGCAATTTACGATTGCATGTCTTGG ATAAAGCCAAAGGTTGGCACAGTTTGTTTCGGAGTAGCTGCAAGCCAGGGAGCACTTCTTCTTGCTGGTGGAGAGAAGGGAATGCGTTATGCGATGCCAAATGCACGTATTATGATACACCAACCGCAAAGTGGATGTGGG GGTCATGTTGAAGATGTCAGACGTCAAGTAAATGAAGCCGTTCAATCTCGTTATGTAATTTCCTCTTTCTTGTATTTTGCAATTTTCCGA AAAATTGACAAAATGTACGCGGCTTTCACCGGCCAACCTCTTGAAAAAGTGCAACAATATACAGAGAGGGACCGCTTCTTATCTGTTTCCGAG GCTATGGAATTTGGGCTCATAGATGGTGTCTTGGAAACAGAATATTGA
- the LOC107945171 gene encoding ATP-dependent Clp protease proteolytic subunit 6, chloroplastic isoform X2, whose translation MVASAVSSSLSLSLYSRTRPTSISSPSSRLIISALPTPYGDSSTMGLSSKVSGLPLKIDKKGFGDSDLSYSAIEARKGNPPVMPAVMTPGGPLDLSTVLFRNRIIFIGQPVNSQVAQRVITQLVTLAAIDENADILVYLNCPGGSTYSVLAIYDCMSWIKPKVGTVCFGVAASQGALLLAGGEKGMRYAMPNARIMIHQPQSGCGGHVEDVRRQVNEAVQSRYVISSFLYFAIFRKIDKMYAAFTGQPLEKVQQYTERDRFLSVSEAMEFGLIDGVLETEY comes from the exons atggTAGCTTCAGCTGTTTCATCTTCTTTGAGTCTATCACTCTATTCTCGAACCAGACCCACTTCCATTTCGTCCCCTTCTTCGAG GTTGATAATCTCCGCATTGCCAACCCCATATGGCGACTCCTCTACAATGG GGTTATCTAGTAAAGTTTCTGGGCTACCTTTGAAGATCGACAAGAAGGGTTTCGGTGACTCTGATTTAAG CTATAGTGCAATAGAAGCCAGAAAGGGTAACCCACCTGTAATGCCGGCAGTAATGACACCAGGAGGACCATTGGACCTTTCAACGGTGTTATTCAGGAATCGTATCATATTCATCGGGCAACCAGTCAATTCACAGGTTGCTCAAAGAGTTATAACACAGCTTGTGACCCTGGCAGCCATTGATGAGAATGCAGATATTCTG GTGTATTTGAACTGCCCCGGTGGAAGTACATATTCTGTCTTGGCAATTTACGATTGCATGTCTTGG ATAAAGCCAAAGGTTGGCACAGTTTGTTTCGGAGTAGCTGCAAGCCAGGGAGCACTTCTTCTTGCTGGTGGAGAGAAGGGAATGCGTTATGCGATGCCAAATGCACGTATTATGATACACCAACCGCAAAGTGGATGTGGG GGTCATGTTGAAGATGTCAGACGTCAAGTAAATGAAGCCGTTCAATCTCGTTATGTAATTTCCTCTTTCTTGTATTTTGCAATTTTCCGA AAAATTGACAAAATGTACGCGGCTTTCACCGGCCAACCTCTTGAAAAAGTGCAACAATATACAGAGAGGGACCGCTTCTTATCTGTTTCCGAG GCTATGGAATTTGGGCTCATAGATGGTGTCTTGGAAACAGAATATTGA
- the LOC107945171 gene encoding ATP-dependent Clp protease proteolytic subunit 6, chloroplastic isoform X3, whose product MVASAVSSSLSLSLYSRTRPTSISSPSSRSSTRLIISALPTPYGDSSTMGLSSKVSGLPLKIDKKGFGDSDLSYSAIEARKGNPPVMPAVMTPGGPLDLSTVLFRNRIIFIGQPVNSQVAQRVITQLVTLAAIDENADILVYLNCPGGSTYSVLAIYDCMSWIKPKVGTVCFGVAASQGALLLAGGEKGMRYAMPNARIMIHQPQSGCGGHVEDVRRQVNEAVQSRYKIDKMYAAFTGQPLEKVQQYTERDRFLSVSEAMEFGLIDGVLETEY is encoded by the exons atggTAGCTTCAGCTGTTTCATCTTCTTTGAGTCTATCACTCTATTCTCGAACCAGACCCACTTCCATTTCGTCCCCTTCTTCGAG aAGCTCGACTAGGTTGATAATCTCCGCATTGCCAACCCCATATGGCGACTCCTCTACAATGG GGTTATCTAGTAAAGTTTCTGGGCTACCTTTGAAGATCGACAAGAAGGGTTTCGGTGACTCTGATTTAAG CTATAGTGCAATAGAAGCCAGAAAGGGTAACCCACCTGTAATGCCGGCAGTAATGACACCAGGAGGACCATTGGACCTTTCAACGGTGTTATTCAGGAATCGTATCATATTCATCGGGCAACCAGTCAATTCACAGGTTGCTCAAAGAGTTATAACACAGCTTGTGACCCTGGCAGCCATTGATGAGAATGCAGATATTCTG GTGTATTTGAACTGCCCCGGTGGAAGTACATATTCTGTCTTGGCAATTTACGATTGCATGTCTTGG ATAAAGCCAAAGGTTGGCACAGTTTGTTTCGGAGTAGCTGCAAGCCAGGGAGCACTTCTTCTTGCTGGTGGAGAGAAGGGAATGCGTTATGCGATGCCAAATGCACGTATTATGATACACCAACCGCAAAGTGGATGTGGG GGTCATGTTGAAGATGTCAGACGTCAAGTAAATGAAGCCGTTCAATCTCGTTAT AAAATTGACAAAATGTACGCGGCTTTCACCGGCCAACCTCTTGAAAAAGTGCAACAATATACAGAGAGGGACCGCTTCTTATCTGTTTCCGAG GCTATGGAATTTGGGCTCATAGATGGTGTCTTGGAAACAGAATATTGA
- the LOC107945171 gene encoding ATP-dependent Clp protease proteolytic subunit 6, chloroplastic isoform X4 has protein sequence MVASAVSSSLSLSLYSRTRPTSISSPSSRLIISALPTPYGDSSTMGLSSKVSGLPLKIDKKGFGDSDLSYSAIEARKGNPPVMPAVMTPGGPLDLSTVLFRNRIIFIGQPVNSQVAQRVITQLVTLAAIDENADILVYLNCPGGSTYSVLAIYDCMSWIKPKVGTVCFGVAASQGALLLAGGEKGMRYAMPNARIMIHQPQSGCGGHVEDVRRQVNEAVQSRYKIDKMYAAFTGQPLEKVQQYTERDRFLSVSEAMEFGLIDGVLETEY, from the exons atggTAGCTTCAGCTGTTTCATCTTCTTTGAGTCTATCACTCTATTCTCGAACCAGACCCACTTCCATTTCGTCCCCTTCTTCGAG GTTGATAATCTCCGCATTGCCAACCCCATATGGCGACTCCTCTACAATGG GGTTATCTAGTAAAGTTTCTGGGCTACCTTTGAAGATCGACAAGAAGGGTTTCGGTGACTCTGATTTAAG CTATAGTGCAATAGAAGCCAGAAAGGGTAACCCACCTGTAATGCCGGCAGTAATGACACCAGGAGGACCATTGGACCTTTCAACGGTGTTATTCAGGAATCGTATCATATTCATCGGGCAACCAGTCAATTCACAGGTTGCTCAAAGAGTTATAACACAGCTTGTGACCCTGGCAGCCATTGATGAGAATGCAGATATTCTG GTGTATTTGAACTGCCCCGGTGGAAGTACATATTCTGTCTTGGCAATTTACGATTGCATGTCTTGG ATAAAGCCAAAGGTTGGCACAGTTTGTTTCGGAGTAGCTGCAAGCCAGGGAGCACTTCTTCTTGCTGGTGGAGAGAAGGGAATGCGTTATGCGATGCCAAATGCACGTATTATGATACACCAACCGCAAAGTGGATGTGGG GGTCATGTTGAAGATGTCAGACGTCAAGTAAATGAAGCCGTTCAATCTCGTTAT AAAATTGACAAAATGTACGCGGCTTTCACCGGCCAACCTCTTGAAAAAGTGCAACAATATACAGAGAGGGACCGCTTCTTATCTGTTTCCGAG GCTATGGAATTTGGGCTCATAGATGGTGTCTTGGAAACAGAATATTGA
- the LOC107947419 gene encoding uncharacterized protein has product MEEQEINKKRKNNHQEFTGFNNGGDDGNEQDNDLLELSLSTTAAANRVSFPMDLVTSAMSFPVVPYQREQLQMVSQPSLMETLLYQPPPSLPLQLSPNHSIICPSQELVLSSSSSSLSPVAVSGVGSVTVPVPVPVPSPGPGPSRPIRVRRNTTNALREGQSETVPPPYPWATSHRATVHTLNYLLSIPIPTITGDVQCKRCERQYEMGYDLKTKFTEIATYIAQNKESMHDRAPSVWRNPVLPKCKFCDQENSAKPVISDKKKSINWLFLLLGQLLGCCTLEQLKYFCKHTKNHRTGAKDRVLYLTYLGLCKQLDPNGPFDR; this is encoded by the coding sequence ATGGAAGAACAAGAAatcaacaagaaaagaaagaacaatCATCAAGAATTCACTGGTTTCAATAATGGAGGTGATGATGGTAATGAGCAGGACAACGATTTGCTTGAATTATCTTTATCGACGACGGCGGCGGCAAACAGAGTTTCATTTCCGATGGATTTGGTGACGTCGGCAATGTCTTTTCCGGTGGTACCGTACCAACGAGAACAGCTACAAATGGTTTCCCAACCGTCGTTAATGGAAACACTGCTTTATCAACCTCCACCTTCGTTACCACTACAGTTGTCCCCTAACCATTCTATTATATGCCCCTCACAAGAGCTTGtcttgtcttcttcttcatcgTCGTTGTCTCCTGTGGCTGTTTCCGGCGTTGGATCAGTCACTGTCCCTGTCCCTGTCCCTGTCCCCTCTCCTGGACCTGGACCTTCACGGCCAATACGTGTTCGGAGGAACACAACAAACGCCTTACGAGAAGGTCAAAGCGAAACGGTTCCTCCACCGTACCCATGGGCTACATCCCATCGAGCCACCGTTCATACCCTAAACTACTTATTGTCGATACCGATACCAACCATCACCGGCGACGTTCAATGCAAGCGGTGTGAGAGACAGTACGAGATGGGGTACGATTTGAAAACCAAGTTCACTGAAATTGCCACTTACATTGCTCAGAACAAAGAATCCATGCACGACAGGGCACCATCTGTTTGGCGGAATCCCGTCTTGCCCAAATGCAAGTTTTGTGACCAAGAAAACAGTGCAAAACCAGTCATCTCCGACAAGAAGAAATCCATTAACTGGCTCTTTTTACTCCTCGGCCAACTCCTCGGTTGCTGTACACTTGAACAGTTGAAGTATTTTTGCAAACACACCAAGAACCACCGCACTGGTGCCAAAGATCGTGTCCTTTACCTCACTTACCTAGGCCTTTGCAAGCAACTAGACCCTAATGGCCCTTTCGATAGATAA